From Cataglyphis hispanica isolate Lineage 1 chromosome 3, ULB_Chis1_1.0, whole genome shotgun sequence, a single genomic window includes:
- the LOC126848395 gene encoding activating transcription factor of chaperone isoform X1, translating to MSSNQDQEMWLWKHEPVSPSGTPPLEINDDWLLLDDKSIEFPKNAAEPVMYDDNPSRAQVAKKLLEELDEWIKEEPFSDWLEEKIDLPIFEQLPVPENGQNKSLPVIYPTIVKAQQQQQQQHDNTQTLLQEFETVLGDVEACHQIVPPTCSTLTPPQSPSHKVINVDTQLLVTLQPVQQPLFAGNHSIYNIVPAEEPLYVNDTARQWSAEDISLSSLGGDVANDLAVVDEYVRSHTKDIPSPSSPCTSSGGSCISTEDSADDPDWSFESERKSLKQVHNSSKNRHKPYSRPSLEDKKVRKKEQNKNAATRYRQKKKQEIKEIQGEERELTDHNEKLKNQIKDLQREIGYLKGLMRDLFKAKGLLK from the exons ATGTCATCCAATCAGGACCAGGAAATGTGGTTATGGAAGCACGAGCCGGTGTCTCCCAGTGGGACACCACCGCTGGAGATTAATGATGATTGGCTTTTACTCGATGATAAGTCTATAGAATTTCCTAAAAATGCTGCGGAGCCTGTTATGTATGATGACAATCCTTCCCGTGCACAAGTGGCAAAGAAACTTTTAGAGGAACTAGACGAATGGATCAAAGAAG AACCCTTCTCAGATTGGCTGGAGGAAAAAATAGACCTGCCCATATTCGAACAACTACCTGTTCCCGAGAACGGTCAAAATAAATCACTGCCAGTCATCTATCCGACTATCGTGAAagcgcagcagcagcagcagcaacaacacgATAATACGCAGACCCTTTTGCAAGAGTTCGAAACAGTTTTGGGAGATGTCGAGGCTTGCCATCAGATCGTTCCGCCGACCTGCTCCACGCTCACTCCTCCGCAATCACCCTCTCATAAAGTGATTAATGTGGACACACAGTTGTTGGTCACCCTGCAACCCGTTCAACAACCTCTGTTCGCTGGCAACCATTCAATATACAACATTGTTCCAGCGGAAGAACCACTGTACGTGAATGATACAGCTCGTCAGTGGAGTGCCGAAGACATATCATTGAGTTCGCTCGGTGGAGATGTTGCGAACGACTTAGCAGTAGTGGACGAATACGTTCGCTCGCATACCAAGGATATACCATCTCCATCAAGTCCATGCACCAGCTCTGGTGGCAGTTGCATTTCTACTGAAGATTCCGCTGATGATCCCGATTGGAGTTTTGAATCCGAAAGAAAAAGCTTGAAACAAGTTCACAACTCTTCGAAAAATCGCCATAAACCTTATTCTCGACCGTCTCTCGAGGACAAAAAAGTGCGAAAGAAAGAGCAGAATAAGAACGCGGCTACACGCTACagacaaaagaaaaagcaagaaattaaagaaatacaaGGCGAAGAGCGCGAGCTCACAGATCATAACGAGaagttgaaaaatcaaataaaagatcTGCAACGGGAGATAGGATATCTAAAGGGATTGATGAGAGATTTGTTTAAGGCTAAGGGTCTTCTTAAATAA
- the LOC126848395 gene encoding activating transcription factor of chaperone isoform X2: protein MAALCYSEPFSDWLEEKIDLPIFEQLPVPENGQNKSLPVIYPTIVKAQQQQQQQHDNTQTLLQEFETVLGDVEACHQIVPPTCSTLTPPQSPSHKVINVDTQLLVTLQPVQQPLFAGNHSIYNIVPAEEPLYVNDTARQWSAEDISLSSLGGDVANDLAVVDEYVRSHTKDIPSPSSPCTSSGGSCISTEDSADDPDWSFESERKSLKQVHNSSKNRHKPYSRPSLEDKKVRKKEQNKNAATRYRQKKKQEIKEIQGEERELTDHNEKLKNQIKDLQREIGYLKGLMRDLFKAKGLLK, encoded by the exons ATGGCCGCTTTATGTTACAGTG AACCCTTCTCAGATTGGCTGGAGGAAAAAATAGACCTGCCCATATTCGAACAACTACCTGTTCCCGAGAACGGTCAAAATAAATCACTGCCAGTCATCTATCCGACTATCGTGAAagcgcagcagcagcagcagcaacaacacgATAATACGCAGACCCTTTTGCAAGAGTTCGAAACAGTTTTGGGAGATGTCGAGGCTTGCCATCAGATCGTTCCGCCGACCTGCTCCACGCTCACTCCTCCGCAATCACCCTCTCATAAAGTGATTAATGTGGACACACAGTTGTTGGTCACCCTGCAACCCGTTCAACAACCTCTGTTCGCTGGCAACCATTCAATATACAACATTGTTCCAGCGGAAGAACCACTGTACGTGAATGATACAGCTCGTCAGTGGAGTGCCGAAGACATATCATTGAGTTCGCTCGGTGGAGATGTTGCGAACGACTTAGCAGTAGTGGACGAATACGTTCGCTCGCATACCAAGGATATACCATCTCCATCAAGTCCATGCACCAGCTCTGGTGGCAGTTGCATTTCTACTGAAGATTCCGCTGATGATCCCGATTGGAGTTTTGAATCCGAAAGAAAAAGCTTGAAACAAGTTCACAACTCTTCGAAAAATCGCCATAAACCTTATTCTCGACCGTCTCTCGAGGACAAAAAAGTGCGAAAGAAAGAGCAGAATAAGAACGCGGCTACACGCTACagacaaaagaaaaagcaagaaattaaagaaatacaaGGCGAAGAGCGCGAGCTCACAGATCATAACGAGaagttgaaaaatcaaataaaagatcTGCAACGGGAGATAGGATATCTAAAGGGATTGATGAGAGATTTGTTTAAGGCTAAGGGTCTTCTTAAATAA